The following nucleotide sequence is from Deltaproteobacteria bacterium.
CAACCACTGCTATTAATCTTTCAGCATCCCTTGCTATTGCAGAAAAAAGGGTTCTCCTGATAGACTTTGACCCGCAGGCTAATGCAACAAGCGGTGTTGGCATACAAAAAGAGGGGGTAAGAAAAGGTATATATCAGGCACTTATCCAGCATGACGATATTAAAGACTTGATATTTGATACAGAAATTATCTCTCTTAAGGTAGTGCCTTCAACGGTTGACCTTATAGGCGCAGAGGTTGAACTTATAGATGAACCTGACAGAGAGACGAGACTAAAAACGGTGTTAACAAGTATAACAGATGCGTATGACTATATATTGATAGACTGCCCACCATCCCTAAGTATTCTCACACTTAATGCCCTCACTGCTTCTCATTCTGTTGTAATTCCTCTCCAGTGTGAATACTATGCCCTTGAGGGCATATCTCAACTTATGAAAACCATAAATCTAATAAAAATGGGGTTGAATCCATCTCTGGAAATAGAGGGTATACTCCTCACAATGTTTGACCCCAGAAATAACTTGTGCCATCAGGTGGTAGAAGAGGTTAGGTGTCATTTTAATGGTAAAATATTTAAAACAATTATTTCAAGAAATGTAAGGTTGAGCGAAAGCCCAAGTTTTGGCAAGCCTGTGATTTTATATGATATCAATTCAAAAGGGGCATCAAACTATATTGAACTTGCTAAAGAAATGCTTTTGAAAGATTGTGCAATACATGGGGTTAAAAGGTAATGACACTGTATTTTGCTTTATAACTATTTGATATTGAAAGGAAATTATTATGCGGAAGAAAAAGGTTTTAGGGAAAGGGCTGGGTGCCTTAATAAAAATTCAGGAAATATCTGGTGGAGATTACATTAAGGTTCCTATAAATGAAATAAGGGCAAACAGATTTCAACCCAGAAAGACCTTTGATGAAGTAACCTTAAAAGAACTTGCAGATTCTATAAAAGAAAAAGGCATTCTTGAGCCCCTGCTAGTAAGAAGGAATAATCCAGGTTACGAACTCATTGCAGGTGAAAGAAGGCTCCGTGCAGCAAAGATGTCTCTACTAAAAGATGTCCCTGTGCTTGTCATGAATGTTTCAGATGAAGAGGTGCAGGAACTAGCCATTATAGAGAATATCCAGAGAGAGGGATTAAATGCAATTGAGCAGGCAGAAGGCTTTAGGAGTCTTATAGAGAAGTTTGGTCTTTCACAAGAGGAGATTGCAAAAAAGGTTGGCAAAGAAAGGGCAACGGTTGCAAATTTTTTAAGACTATTAAAATTA
It contains:
- a CDS encoding ParA family protein; the encoded protein is MARIISIANQKGGVGKTTTAINLSASLAIAEKRVLLIDFDPQANATSGVGIQKEGVRKGIYQALIQHDDIKDLIFDTEIISLKVVPSTVDLIGAEVELIDEPDRETRLKTVLTSITDAYDYILIDCPPSLSILTLNALTASHSVVIPLQCEYYALEGISQLMKTINLIKMGLNPSLEIEGILLTMFDPRNNLCHQVVEEVRCHFNGKIFKTIISRNVRLSESPSFGKPVILYDINSKGASNYIELAKEMLLKDCAIHGVKR
- a CDS encoding ParB/RepB/Spo0J family partition protein, with translation MRKKKVLGKGLGALIKIQEISGGDYIKVPINEIRANRFQPRKTFDEVTLKELADSIKEKGILEPLLVRRNNPGYELIAGERRLRAAKMSLLKDVPVLVMNVSDEEVQELAIIENIQREGLNAIEQAEGFRSLIEKFGLSQEEIAKKVGKERATVANFLRLLKLPLDIRSEIEKGSITIGHAKIILSVEKESLQREICRKILKKGLSVRGTESLVNKFKVLTGAHKSPIASISTVKYIEKEMQDIFLTRVSIKEHNGKGRIEIEFHCLEEFERLVEMTRSVKHR